AGTGTGTATCAAGTGCGCCTTACGGATCGTTTGAATCAGGTCCTTAGTAAGGAAATCTTGAATAGTAATGAATGTACGATCTGTGTAAAtgtctctcctcctctgcatCGTCTTCGATATGTTAACTCCGTATCAGTACGTGTCATTTCCACTTTTTCTTACCTGGGAAGATAGCTATTGATTGCCAAGGTTCCCTAAAGGCATCCGACACTCCCTCTCCAGTCAACAACCCATATACTAAAGCTATGTCTACAGAGAGCTCCGTTGCTCCCTTAGCATCACGAAGGGTAAAaagcatctcatcaccatgtTTAATATAAGACTTGAGCATATTTGATTGAATCTTCTGGTAGCCTGTTTGATTTCATCCAAATTGTGGGCAGCAACAAGGATaagtatactatactaaACTACTAAAGTTCTACAGCCCCTCCCCTCAGACCCCATATGTGCACTCTTTGTTCAGAGGTGTGAGGACAATCCGGCATTGATAACTTTATCAAAGTCAATCCCAAAATCCTGCATCATTCTGATAGCAACAGGTCGGCCACCACCCCAAACACCTCCACCAGGGTGCATAAAAGGACCAGCGAGATAGAGACCTCTCACACCAGGAACACGATATTGTGCAAGAGCAGGCGTGGGACGGTTGACACCCATTTGATCCGCAGCCATAGAAATACCACAAATATCACCCCTCTGGAAACTAGGTGTATCAGAAACGTGGTCTGGAGGAGTGACAACCTCATAGGAGCGGATCATGTCAGGAGTGAAATCCTCGAGATACTCAGAAGCATACGCGAAGACTCTGTGGCAAAGATCATCTTTGATAGAGTCCCAATTATTCCACCCAACGCCGGCGATCTCGGATTTGAGCATAACCACGCAGTGCAGCAGAGACTTCCCGGGAGGAGCACGCGTAGAATCACGTTCGCTTGTACACGAGAGGCCAATCATGAACTTTTCAGGGATCTTTCCTTCAGCCATATCGTCGTAGCTCTTTATGAGATCCTCCATGTTACCGGGACAGACTGTGTTCATGACTGTACCGTTGGCCTCTTCTCCCGCTTTGAAACGTAGAGGGCGATCAAGAGCTGCATGGATAACGAACAGGGTGAACTCCGAAGACCGAGTTGCtttggcagcagcagtaaTGGCGGGATCGATTCCATCGACAAGCTGGCCAAGCAAGTGAGGGTGAATCATGCCAATAACTGCCCTCTTCGCCTTTATCTCTCCAGCTCGAGTGCAGACACCTACAGCGCGGCCGTCCTCACTAACGACTTTGGTGACTTCGGTGTTGAGACGGACTTCTCCACCATGGGCCTCAATGCAGCGGATGACAGATTGAGTAAAGGCTGTGCCGCCACCCTCAGGGACTGCGAGACCGTACTTCTCCATCAGGCCGAAAGCAAGATAGCCCATCAGCCCTGTGCCTTTGGTCTTAGGATGTGCTAGTTGGATCTCGGTTACAAACCGAAGAAGGGCGACCCTCAGCGACTTGTGGGTGAACCACTTGTCGATGACATCTATGGAACAGGCCTCGGAGGCGAATCCAATCTCAGCAAGGACCTCCTTGTCTTGGCAGTCTTGGAGCACAGTATCAGTAGGTGGCTCGAACATGCTCGGCAGAAGCGCATCAGCGATGCGAACGGCTATGTCCATGAATCGATCGTAAGTTTGCGCGTCCTCTTTTGAAAATCTCGCGATGGACGCTTTTGACCGGGCACGATCCTGATACAACGGAAGCACTTTGTCCTGCATGATGATTGCATAGCACGGATCGAGGGGCAAGTATTTGAGGCCATACTTGGATAAGAGACCAAGCTCGTCCTTTGCGATGAGTGGATTGCCCAGAATCATCTGGTGGATGGCACTGTGACGCTCACTGACATAGCCCTCCTCGGCCATGTGAAGGCTGGCAACACCGCCACCAGGATAGCTTGCGCGCTCGAGAACGAGGACCTTTTGGCCGGCGACTGCCATGTAGGCGGCAGCTAAAAGTCCATTGTGACCGGAGCCAATGGTAATTATGTCCCAATTTGATTCAGTGGCTGTGAGACGGCCTAACTTGGAGAAGCTCTGGGCAGTCTGTGCCATCTTAATGGGCAATGGACTGGGATAATTTAGAAGTTTGTGTGAATAAATGAGGTTAAGACGGTCACAAGACGGAAGAAGGATGGAAGCAAAACGTAGAAGGATGCCGATGACGACAAAGGATACTATACAGTGGAATCGCACTTATTTGTACGTCAACGTAAGCCATGGCTAAATATAAGTGATATCTGGCTGGCGCGCCGTGAGATCCACCACTTGGCCATGGATAGGACTGCCGTTATGGGGCCGATGTGTGACTAAACAAGCCGAATGAACTAAGCCAAGCTAGTCTCTAGCGTGTGGGGAAGAAAGACCACCAGTACAAATACCGTCCTCCCCCGCAAATTCCGACAACTAACATCAACCTCCAGACGAACATTACAcatctactccgtacagctTCACTAACATTCCGATCTGAGTGGACACGAAATAGCTTTCCTCTCGgctccatcgccaacatcgGTACCCGCCCAGCCAGTCAGTAGCTTCACCGGTCCCTTCTTTGCCGGCTCATCTACCGAACCAAAAAGGGTTTCGCCTAAATGTCTCTAACATGTACCGTTTGCAACACCCGGTTCCAGCGAGCAGAGCATCTTAATCGACATCTGTTACGTCATCTCGGCTTGCGGCCTTTCCAGTGCGCGATCTGCCATGCACAGTTCTCAAGGAGGTGAGGAGTATTCTGAATATCCTTCGCGTGCCTGTATTCTCAGGGGATTGACATGGGTTGCCCTCGCAACTCGACCATGTCTGACCGACTAATGAAATGTTAGAGATTCTCTGAAGCGCCACGCCTTGAACGATTCTGATGCTTCCACAAGCTCAGAAGCGCCAGCTGACCCTCCCCCCCGTGGGGGGCGATATGCCGCTCGGGCTTGCAGTTCTTGCCGTCATTCCAAGCAGAAGTGCGACGGAAAGTTCCCGTGCCGCCGGTGCACAGCTAAGAAACAAGCATGTGTTTATCTACCCAACGAGAGGCATCAGAACACTCTCATTGGTGACACCTCCCCGCACACTGTTTCAGGCTCGGAGTCTGTAAACCAAGAGCATCCAGTGGTGAATGCCGATGTGGAGGTCCTTTCAAGCAATCAACAAAGTATCGAGGTGCGTCGCTGTCATGAACCTCTGTTACCTTGTCAGATTCTGATCAACTGGGCGCTGACGCTATAATCATCTTCAAGGCAATTGAGTCGAGTTTTGAACCGATCCCCCCGCTACCTGAATGGAACCCAGAGGCATGGCTTACAAGCGACTCCGTATTCCAGGACATATTGCAAGACATCTCGTTCGTAAACGTGCCATGGCCATTTAATATCAGAGTCGGAGAAGTCGGAGCACCCGAACGTTCTGATAAGAATGATGCCTCTTGGGATCACCTTCTCATCCCGAACCCTTGTCCGACGGATCCAATTCCTCGAATCGACTTGCCCCAGTTTCTTGAAAATTCAGGTGAGTTGAACCCACTACCATTACTAGAACTATCCTCTATACTCACAACGTGCGTTTTAGAGAGTGGTTTGCCTGAAGAAGTTTCGACATCTTGCGGACCAGGTGCTTCTGACAAGCCTTCCATTAACTGCCCATCTATTCTTGAGCCTCATTTGGCATGGACCGCAGAGAACGACATTTGCGACGCTGAGGACTTTGGGCATGTGCCTCGTATCTCGATGGATGTTTACAAAATCATCCGCACCAAATTTGAGGAACTAAATGGCGACAGTAGTACAAGCCAGCCATTTACACAAACAGAGTTCCCATCGTCAACTGTGTTGAACGCCTTTGTCCAGTCCTATTTCGAATATTTTCATCCTGGCTTCCCGATGCTGCATAAGCCCTCATTCGATCCAGGCTCCAACGAGTCAAGTTGGCTCCTAGTTCTCGCTGTTGCAACCACCGGCTGTCGGTTTTCTCTTGCTTCGTCGCCGCAAATTCTATTCTTACTACAAGAATCACTTCGAAGGTCAATTATTCGAATTGTAGGTACCAAATCCCACCACTGTGCTCAAGGTGCTGATCCCTGCAGCTTCATGTGGATTATGATGAATGTGTGATTCATAACTTGCCCTTAGCTCAAGCTGCAATCCTGAGTCAGGTAGGGATGATGTTTTCAAAACATCAAAAGTTTTCCGATTATGCGGAGAGTACTGCATGTCTTATCGCCACCATGTGTAGAAAGGCAAATTCCCACTCAGACTTTGAGCCTCGCCACGGCGGTGACACGAGTTCATCAGAGAAAGAAGCGACCGGGAATAGCAGCCCCAACAAGAGCTGGAAAGCTTGGGTCGCGGAGGAAAGCACCAGCAGGATGGTGTACTGTTGCCTCGTAAGTTTATCACAAGACAATCCCAAATATCAGTCTTGGTTTAGTTTTATCTGTTCTTTCTTGTTTTGATCCTCTATGAATTGGCTGGGCTTGTTACACCTTATTGACCAGGGAACAGCTTCTGGACTTCCAATTTAGTGCCCTTTTCGATTTGCCCGCTCTCATTGACATTGATTCTATCCACTTACCAATGCCATGCTCCGAGAATCTGTGGAATGCCGACACCGAAGAGTTGTGGCATAGTAATATGACGCAAGAACCGAGTAAGGAAATTTTCCTAGAAGTAACCTTTGTTTGTTGTTAACGCTTACCTTTAGGAGAGAGTCTTATGACAACTATCCGAAAAAGCCTGCAGTATCTATATGACAATAAGACAACCTCGCCTGGATTAGGTCGATTCGGTGCCCTGATACTAACATTTGCAATCTATCGCGACGAAATAGATTCAGAGGCAAAATACAATTATCTGAGTATGGTACGGCCCGATGAGGCTCACCTGCAGTCCAACGGATCCCTTGACCAGCTGATATTCCAGCATAACCATACACTGAGCCTTTTCACAAAATTACCCCCCAGGCAACTCTTTGCCTTCTCCGGTTGGCGTACGACAGTTGCCCAACAgaagaaggcagagaaaCACATTCGTGACTGGCTCTCCGAAGATATGGCCGGCAGTAGGCTCTGTCTTGTTCACGCTGCAAAGGTGTATAGTTCCGTCCGCAGCACTCGGACGTATGGACATCACGAAGTCATGGCCATTCTGCTGTCAACATTAGCCATCTGGAGCATATCATCAATCCATAGGGTAGTGAGCTCTTCCAGTTCCGACGAATCTCTTCCTATTTACCACGCGGCCTGTGCTCAGGATTCATCAGAAGCACTGGCCAAAAAGAGGACGATCCGACTTGACAAGACCCTCGACGGATCACTTCTTGCAGCATGGATCTCTGGTCAGGTTGATTTCAGGCCATATCTCGCAGGCATCGGGACACTCGACGATCAGGGGACAGTGAGAAGGCTCATTCGTGACAGCCTTCAACAATTGATGTATTCGGTGACCTGGTGTCTCGGACAGGCTGTCGCAGAGGTTCTCAAGACTCATTATCGAACCAAGACGGGTGATCTAGGTATCTCGCAGCTGTGACACTAGACGTTTCTCAAGCAAGGTGGGGTCGTAAAGAATATCAGACGCGGCCTGAGAAACAATACCGATAGtgtcattctcatcaacaaaaaCATGACTCCTGGCGGTGGCACGATAGGATGGGCCTCGAAAGCTATCATCAGCAGTGAGAACTTAGAACATGGACCGATATGAGTTTGCTGTTATAAGAGTCGGATTCGGAAATAGGAGACATGAAAGATATACCTTTGGTCAATCTACCAAGTCTACGAGTCTTAGCAAGCTCGGCCTCGGTTAGAGCAATGTCAACTATTGCGGAGTCTGTCTTTATTACAGATGAGGCTTAATATGATACACTTCCGTACGTCTGAGACCTCAATCGAAGCCCGAAGATTATGCATCCCAAGGATAGATGGCTCATTCTGGGTGTTAAAAGAATGACAATCGTAATCTCAACTATCAAATAGCGACCTTGCCAACATAATGATAAATGCTCACGATAAAAGCCGGTCGGTACATGGGGGAATACGAAACTCAACCTTGAATGTCGCATCACATGGGGCATTTGTAAAAGGTCTCTCCAAGCCTAAGCAATACATTCGTTGCTTGGTTGTTTATTCCTAATTTCGTGTATCTACATGCTCTCAGTACTACATGCAAATGCCCTGCAAGAGGTGTTAGGTTTTGTCTCAAGAATGGCGAGCGGATGGGTTCTAAGCTCAATTGCATAAATTTAGTCGATACAGTAGACGTATTGATGTGATGAAACCAATCAAGTATCTCTCATACCAGGGACAACTTATAATCTGCTAGAGGGTCCATGCCATTTGCAGCCCATTCAGACAAAATATCTCCGAACTTTGGAGCAACGCTGGTaaagaagttcttcttcgCAACCTCATCCACAATCCGCTGTCCCTCTGAATCAGCATCTTTCCCATTCTGCTTCAGAAATAATGCAAAGCCCTGATTGAACTCAGCTGACGACGAGCCATTCAGATCATGTACAGTGTCTGTGTAAGTGACGTCAGGGAAAATGACGCTGACGCCTATTCCGTGGGGTTTGAGAGCCACTGCCAAGCTTTGGCTCAGAGATATATCGGCAGATTTGCATATGCAGTAAGGCAGCAGGTTGAGAGCAACAGTCGGTTCTGGCGTGAGACCATTAGGCGATGCCGTGTTTACAATCCATCCCGAGCCACGAGCCACCATCTTGGCAAGAAAAGCCTTGATGATGCGGATGTATCCGAAGACATTGACTTCCACTTGTCTCCTGAGACTCTCCAGCTCTAGATCAAAAATTGATGCGCTCCGAATGAAGACGGCGTTGTTGTGGATGATGTCGGGAGTGCCAATTTCGCTCTCAACTCGGGCGGCGAAGGTGGCCACGGATTCATCATTGCTGACATCGCACTTGTAAGCGTACGCTTCAAGTCCGGATTTGCGTAGGGATTCCACGACAGGCATTTGGAGCTCTTGTTGGATGTCGGCCAAGATGACACGGGCGCCAGCTTTTGCATATGCTAGAGCAACACCCTTTCCCAGCCCGTGCGCCGCTCCCGTCACAACGATGATCTTCCCGCGATAATCCATCGAAGTGAGTGGTGATGAATAAAGTATTGACAATAAACTTGTAGAGAAAGATGCGTAGTATTGGAGTCTTGCAAAGAGCAGTCCTTGAATTCGACTTATTATATCTGAAAGTGAAGTATTTGTACCTACGACCATCCTATTAGTTGACTGAAATTGGTTCGGCTGATCAGTTAGCGTCTTGTGGAGTAAGTCGGAATTTGCGGAGAATGGGAATCAGGGCTATCCCCGCATACCCCATTCAAACCTCACCTGCCAGGCACCAGTACGTCAAGTTTCCCAACAATACTAcattaataatattatcaGTTACATAGATGATTATTGAGATGATATAGTGATATGCCGTGGTTTCTTGCCGCTATATCCCGCTGGATCTTACCGGCAGCTAAAATTGTCGGAGCACCTCTCCTCCTAGCAGGAAATAAAAGGCAGGTTGAGGCACATGTTTCTAATCTTGGATTTAAGATGAGCTATTCAAGGTATTAAAGGCATGAAGTCTCGTAAATACCATAGCTTTCGAGGTCTCTATAATTGTAGAGAATCATCCCGCCAATTCAGCTCTCGCTAGATTAAGTGGCAACTCAGACTTTCCCATGTCTTGCATCTCCGACGCTTCTACACTATGCAATTGTTTCACACCACTTGACGGCTTACTGTCTCCATCGAGCTCAGCCTTCTGATACCCTGATTCGGTAGTACGAGGAACTGCACCAGGAGGtctctttgccttcttgCCAATCAAAAAGCCAGcaccgagaccgagaaggATAAGACCAGCTACACCGACTCCCGCGCCAATGCCTGCCTTTGCACCTGTTGAGAGTCCACCATTACTTCCTGAAGATGAGCCCTCGCTACTTCCACTGGAAGAACTTCCGCCTTGTTTCGAACCCTGGTCTTCAAGATCTGCTTCGTCCGTCGGCGTGCTAGGTTTGCGTTCGGCGGCAGGCTTCGTATGGTTACCAACGCACTTGTAAGATCCTTGGACAATGGTATTGAGAAAGTATTCATCGAACCAAGAACAATCCATGGTCTTGTCGCCTGCAAGATAGAAATCTCCTGTAATGacctcaagaccaaagaaCTCGACGTTGGTGAAAGGTCCGGTCATGTTGATGTTatcagccttcttgagcAAATTGGCCGTAAAGTTGAGAAGGCGGGGATTGTCGTGTATCTGCAAGTCCTTCACGTAGTTCAACCTCGGTACTGAAAGATCATTCAGTGCAATGTTCTCGTCGATGCCAAGCGTGCAGTTTGCCGTCCTGAGACTCGGAAGACTAAGCtctgagaagaagttggaagTGAAGTTGAGCTTGCCCTTGAACCAATCGACATCATCGCCGTGAACCTCAGTCAGCAATGGTAGGCTGGCGTTGACGAGATCCCTGAAGATACCGCCAGCGTCGCCTCCGCTGGTATGGGTGGCAGAGTCACTGCGGCctccgagcttcttgaggttcGGTACCGATAGATGTGTATCTCTTCCGTTGTCCTTGACGCGCAAGAGTCCGACCTCAGAGagagataaagaaatatagtCGAGGTCCGAGTTACTCTTGATGTCGACCGTGTAATTCACAAACTTGAGATCATCCAGTTCGACACGCTCAAGTCCACTATTTCCGAAGATCATGATCTCGCGCTCGACCTTCTCCGCTGAGGAGGTGAAAAGTGCTCCCCCAGTGGCTTGAAAATCGACACCTGCGACGCcaatactataagtataagtAAGGTTCAAGTACAAATTGCCCGCCGCCGATTGGCTTGATCCAGAACTGATCTGGAACCCTCTTGTTATGTTAAGCTTTGGATCCGTATTAATCGATATGTCGCCCCATCCCCAATACGCACCCAGCCCATTGATTGTTCGCAGAGCAGGGAGCGTTATGTTTAGGTCTCCAGGTGTCTTGGTAGTCTTCCCACCGGCGCCGTACATCAGAAGGTCGCCAGTGACGTTCTTGAGGGTCGAGCTGTAGAATGTAACGTATTCGTCTGGGAAGTCGTTGTTGTACGTGATGTCGCCGATGAGAGTTTCAACGCCAGTCATATTGATCGTCTTGGTAATATTGATGAGTTGTAGATCGCCGGTGTACGTTGGGCACGATGCTGCTAGGCTCGATACCTGGGTCGCTTCGGTGATTGTCGAAGTCTCCTCGTTGGAACAGGCTGGGAATTATTAGGGTATCGCGACGCTCCAGAATATGCAACGACATACCAGCAATGACGTTTCCGATATGCCCAGATAGGCATAATGCCAGCCCGAAACTGGCCGCGTTTCTTAGACGAAccatttcttcctcttcgctgTTGCAGATGCGATGAAAGAATGGGAACGAGGGATGCGCAATGGGGGGAAGGGGTCTTAAGACATTCCCagtctaggggaggaaagaaaactcaggacctaAACCCTAAAGGATAAAAATACTTGGGTAAATCTAGGCTAAACTTAGGGGACTCTGTGCTAAGcttattttgacatcctatagtaaggtccggtgttttcttgcccccctGAGGCCAGTGCCTTCGCTTCAATCAGCCTTGAACGGTTTCAATTAAGCTTAAACAAGACTGTGGCGTTGACTAACTTTAGCCCGTGTGACTCGGTAGCCTAGGATGCGTCAGACAGGAAGCAAAAGACTGGCCGTTGGGTAAGCCTGAGTCCGCGAGTCGCATCTCGTACAAAGCACTGCCGTCGATAAACTGTTAAATGTGACTAATTACACGGCTTTGTAATATTGATTGACTTGATTCACCGTCGACCTGTCACGACATGCAAACATAAATCTCTGTGAAGATGGCTGTCTTGGCATTGCACCCCTGCTCAATGAGGCTTTTTGGGATAGCTTCCATTCGGTAGCCATTTTCAGCTCGGACGACGTGGCTGGCTGTAAGATTAAAATGCCTCCCACCGTCAGTCTGACTGGTCCATATGAGAAGAATAATCAAATAGCACCAAAAAATCAACACTGATGATCCAAGTTCTTGGGAGCCTACACTCTAATGTGGGTGTGTTTCATGGAAGGTCTTGTCCTTGCA
This DNA window, taken from Fusarium fujikuroi IMI 58289 draft genome, chromosome FFUJ_chr11, encodes the following:
- a CDS encoding related to sporulation-specific protein Sps2p: MVRLRNAASFGLALCLSGHIGNVIAACSNEETSTITEATQVSSLAASCPTYTGDLQLINITKTINMTGVETLIGDITYNNDFPDEYVTFYSSTLKNVTGDLLMYGAGGKTTKTPGDLNITLPALRTINGLGAYWGWGDISINTDPKLNITRGFQISSGSSQSAAGNLYLNLTYTYSIGVAGVDFQATGGALFTSSAEKVEREIMIFGNSGLERVELDDLKFVNYTVDIKSNSDLDYISLSLSEVGLLRVKDNGRDTHLSVPNLKKLGGRSDSATHTSGGDAGGIFRDLVNASLPLLTEVHGDDVDWFKGKLNFTSNFFSELSLPSLRTANCTLGIDENIALNDLSVPRLNYVKDLQIHDNPRLLNFTANLLKKADNINMTGPFTNVEFFGLEVITGDFYLAGDKTMDCSWFDEYFLNTIVQGSYKCVGNHTKPAAERKPSTPTDEADLEDQGSKQGGSSSSGSSEGSSSGSNGGLSTGAKAGIGAGVGVAGLILLGLGAGFLIGKKAKRPPGAVPRTTESGYQKAELDGDSKPSSGVKQLHSVEASEMQDMGKSELPLNLARAELAG